One Dermatophagoides farinae isolate YC_2012a chromosome 1, ASM2471394v1, whole genome shotgun sequence genomic region harbors:
- the LOC124492002 gene encoding uncharacterized protein LOC124492002 isoform X5, producing MSIHVNPLLNVKDSRWLQLEVCREFQRNKCTRSDSECKFAHPGPNVEIQNGRVIACYDSIKGRCNREKPPCKYFHPPKHLKEQLIINGKNHLALKNALLHQVPFQTVLTGQLPMVGSVAPSNLLNAYQRTNLLHHHHQQQQQQQYSHLPTTTTIPASNNVVVPSSLMINGSATNYPMAAFTNANALNGSLIIPNCPISAKAPNPYLTNLSAIAAASSAYGAAAYTTTPAAAAAAAAMLMAPDQFGSFGLTPPPPSAPSAPVATPQSIQTSATTTTSASSTNNHLATMNNANANKIRAAAAIAAAAAASSGVNGVGSVVDSSNGTATSNAASLEQISGAYPITKRPALDKNGTPLFHNGITPSSSSSIPSPVSVAHPNAAAAAAAYAAALHHHHHHHPQHHQTFAMPQPLVPLSFYFPLISQTNQIPRY from the exons atgtCGATTCATGTAAATCCATTACTTAATGTAAAAGATTCTCGTTGGCTACAATTAGAAGTATGTCGTGAATTTCAACGTAATAAATGTACACGTTCCGATTCGGAATGTAAATTTGCACATCCAGGCCCAAATGTTGAAATACAAAATGGCCGTGTTATTGCATGTTATGATTCGATTAAG GGCCGATGTAATCGTGAAAAGCCACCAtgcaaatattttcatccacCTAAACACCTGAAAGaacaattaataattaatggaaaaaatcatttggcCTTAAAGAATGCCTTATTACATCAAGTGCCATTTCAAACCGTTCTTACTGGTCAATTACCTATG GTTGGTTCGGTTGCTCCTTCTAACTTGTTGAATGCATATCAAAGAACGAATcttttacatcatcatcatcaacaacaacaacagcaacaatattCACACCTtccaactacaacaacaattcctGCTtctaataatgttgttgttccatcatcattgatgatcaatggcTCTGCCACTAATTATCCAATGGCTGCTTTTACGAATGCAAATGCTTTGAATGGTTCATTGATTATACCTAATTGTCCTATATCAGCAAAG GCACCGAATCCTTACCTGACAAATTTGTCTGCCATAGCTGCCGCTTCATCTGCTTATGGAGCTGCTGCTTATACGACAACACCAGCGGctgcagctgctgctgctgccatGTTGATGGCACCCGATCAATTTGGATCGTTTGGATtaacaccaccaccgccatcaGCACCATCGGCACCAGTAGCCACACCACAATCGATACAAActtcagcaacaacaacaacatcggcTTCATCGACTAATAATCATTTGGCCACAATGAATAATGCGAATGCGAATAAAATTCGTGCAGCTGCAGcaattgctgctgctgctgcggCTTCTTCCGGTGTTAATGGTGTCGGTagtgttgttgattcatcaaaTGGTACAGCAACTAGTAATGCTGCTTCGCTCGAG CAAATTTCCGGTGCATATCCAATAACAAAACGTCCAGCGTTGGATAAGAATGGTACACCATTATTTCATAATGGTATTacaccatcgtcatcatcatcaataccaTCACCGGTATCTGTAGCACATCCAAATGCAGCAGCGGCCGCAGCAGCATATGCTGCTGctctacatcatcatcatcatcatcatccacaacaTCATCAGACATTTGCAATGCCACAACCATTGGTTCCATTGTCTT TCTATTTTCCTCTCATAAGTCAGACAAATCAGATTCCTCGATATTGA
- the LOC124492002 gene encoding uncharacterized protein LOC124492002 isoform X2, giving the protein MSIHVNPLLNVKDSRWLQLEVCREFQRNKCTRSDSECKFAHPGPNVEIQNGRVIACYDSIKGRCNREKPPCKYFHPPKHLKEQLIINGKNHLALKNALLHQVPFQTVLTGQLPMVGSVAPSNLLNAYQRTNLLHHHHQQQQQQQYSHLPTTTTIPASNNVVVPSSLMINGSATNYPMAAFTNANALNGSLIIPNCPISAKAPNPYLTNLSAIAAASSAYGAAAYTTTPAAAAAAAAMLMAPDQFGSFGLTPPPPSAPSAPVATPQSIQTSATTTTSASSTNNHLATMNNANANKIRAAAAIAAAAAASSGVNGVGSVVDSSNGTATSNAASLEPPAHVLTEINASPINTAAAVANIAAVAVAATNGRKRTRESNDELLMQISGAYPITKRPALDKNGTPLFHNGITPSSSSSIPSPVSVAHPNAAAAAAAYAAALHHHHHHHPQHHQTFAMPQPLVPLSFYFPLISQTNQIPRY; this is encoded by the exons atgtCGATTCATGTAAATCCATTACTTAATGTAAAAGATTCTCGTTGGCTACAATTAGAAGTATGTCGTGAATTTCAACGTAATAAATGTACACGTTCCGATTCGGAATGTAAATTTGCACATCCAGGCCCAAATGTTGAAATACAAAATGGCCGTGTTATTGCATGTTATGATTCGATTAAG GGCCGATGTAATCGTGAAAAGCCACCAtgcaaatattttcatccacCTAAACACCTGAAAGaacaattaataattaatggaaaaaatcatttggcCTTAAAGAATGCCTTATTACATCAAGTGCCATTTCAAACCGTTCTTACTGGTCAATTACCTATG GTTGGTTCGGTTGCTCCTTCTAACTTGTTGAATGCATATCAAAGAACGAATcttttacatcatcatcatcaacaacaacaacagcaacaatattCACACCTtccaactacaacaacaattcctGCTtctaataatgttgttgttccatcatcattgatgatcaatggcTCTGCCACTAATTATCCAATGGCTGCTTTTACGAATGCAAATGCTTTGAATGGTTCATTGATTATACCTAATTGTCCTATATCAGCAAAG GCACCGAATCCTTACCTGACAAATTTGTCTGCCATAGCTGCCGCTTCATCTGCTTATGGAGCTGCTGCTTATACGACAACACCAGCGGctgcagctgctgctgctgccatGTTGATGGCACCCGATCAATTTGGATCGTTTGGATtaacaccaccaccgccatcaGCACCATCGGCACCAGTAGCCACACCACAATCGATACAAActtcagcaacaacaacaacatcggcTTCATCGACTAATAATCATTTGGCCACAATGAATAATGCGAATGCGAATAAAATTCGTGCAGCTGCAGcaattgctgctgctgctgcggCTTCTTCCGGTGTTAATGGTGTCGGTagtgttgttgattcatcaaaTGGTACAGCAACTAGTAATGCTGCTTCGCTCGAG CCACCGGCACATGTATTGACGGAAATTAATGCTTCACCAATCAacactgctgctgctgtagCTAATATTGCAGCTGTAGCTGTTGCGGCTACCAATGGACGCAAACGTACACgcgaatcaaatgatgaattattaatg CAAATTTCCGGTGCATATCCAATAACAAAACGTCCAGCGTTGGATAAGAATGGTACACCATTATTTCATAATGGTATTacaccatcgtcatcatcatcaataccaTCACCGGTATCTGTAGCACATCCAAATGCAGCAGCGGCCGCAGCAGCATATGCTGCTGctctacatcatcatcatcatcatcatccacaacaTCATCAGACATTTGCAATGCCACAACCATTGGTTCCATTGTCTT TCTATTTTCCTCTCATAAGTCAGACAAATCAGATTCCTCGATATTGA
- the LOC124492002 gene encoding uncharacterized protein LOC124492002 isoform X7 produces MSIHVNPLLNVKDSRWLQLEVCREFQRNKCTRSDSECKFAHPGPNVEIQNGRVIACYDSIKGRCNREKPPCKYFHPPKHLKEQLIINGKNHLALKNALLHQVPFQTVLTGQLPMAPNPYLTNLSAIAAASSAYGAAAYTTTPAAAAAAAAMLMAPDQFGSFGLTPPPPSAPSAPVATPQSIQTSATTTTSASSTNNHLATMNNANANKIRAAAAIAAAAAASSGVNGVGSVVDSSNGTATSNAASLEPPAHVLTEINASPINTAAAVANIAAVAVAATNGRKRTRESNDELLMQISGAYPITKRPALDKNGTPLFHNGITPSSSSSIPSPVSVAHPNAAAAAAAYAAALHHHHHHHPQHHQTFAMPQPLVPLSFYFPLISQTNQIPRY; encoded by the exons atgtCGATTCATGTAAATCCATTACTTAATGTAAAAGATTCTCGTTGGCTACAATTAGAAGTATGTCGTGAATTTCAACGTAATAAATGTACACGTTCCGATTCGGAATGTAAATTTGCACATCCAGGCCCAAATGTTGAAATACAAAATGGCCGTGTTATTGCATGTTATGATTCGATTAAG GGCCGATGTAATCGTGAAAAGCCACCAtgcaaatattttcatccacCTAAACACCTGAAAGaacaattaataattaatggaaaaaatcatttggcCTTAAAGAATGCCTTATTACATCAAGTGCCATTTCAAACCGTTCTTACTGGTCAATTACCTATG GCACCGAATCCTTACCTGACAAATTTGTCTGCCATAGCTGCCGCTTCATCTGCTTATGGAGCTGCTGCTTATACGACAACACCAGCGGctgcagctgctgctgctgccatGTTGATGGCACCCGATCAATTTGGATCGTTTGGATtaacaccaccaccgccatcaGCACCATCGGCACCAGTAGCCACACCACAATCGATACAAActtcagcaacaacaacaacatcggcTTCATCGACTAATAATCATTTGGCCACAATGAATAATGCGAATGCGAATAAAATTCGTGCAGCTGCAGcaattgctgctgctgctgcggCTTCTTCCGGTGTTAATGGTGTCGGTagtgttgttgattcatcaaaTGGTACAGCAACTAGTAATGCTGCTTCGCTCGAG CCACCGGCACATGTATTGACGGAAATTAATGCTTCACCAATCAacactgctgctgctgtagCTAATATTGCAGCTGTAGCTGTTGCGGCTACCAATGGACGCAAACGTACACgcgaatcaaatgatgaattattaatg CAAATTTCCGGTGCATATCCAATAACAAAACGTCCAGCGTTGGATAAGAATGGTACACCATTATTTCATAATGGTATTacaccatcgtcatcatcatcaataccaTCACCGGTATCTGTAGCACATCCAAATGCAGCAGCGGCCGCAGCAGCATATGCTGCTGctctacatcatcatcatcatcatcatccacaacaTCATCAGACATTTGCAATGCCACAACCATTGGTTCCATTGTCTT TCTATTTTCCTCTCATAAGTCAGACAAATCAGATTCCTCGATATTGA
- the LOC124492002 gene encoding uncharacterized protein LOC124492002 isoform X1 yields the protein MNKMKMKMKISNLHPKSVYSRWLQLEVCREFQRNKCTRSDSECKFAHPGPNVEIQNGRVIACYDSIKGRCNREKPPCKYFHPPKHLKEQLIINGKNHLALKNALLHQVPFQTVLTGQLPMVGSVAPSNLLNAYQRTNLLHHHHQQQQQQQYSHLPTTTTIPASNNVVVPSSLMINGSATNYPMAAFTNANALNGSLIIPNCPISAKAPNPYLTNLSAIAAASSAYGAAAYTTTPAAAAAAAAMLMAPDQFGSFGLTPPPPSAPSAPVATPQSIQTSATTTTSASSTNNHLATMNNANANKIRAAAAIAAAAAASSGVNGVGSVVDSSNGTATSNAASLEPPAHVLTEINASPINTAAAVANIAAVAVAATNGRKRTRESNDELLMQISGAYPITKRPALDKNGTPLFHNGITPSSSSSIPSPVSVAHPNAAAAAAAYAAALHHHHHHHPQHHQTFAMPQPLVPLSFYFPLISQTNQIPRY from the exons ATTCTCGTTGGCTACAATTAGAAGTATGTCGTGAATTTCAACGTAATAAATGTACACGTTCCGATTCGGAATGTAAATTTGCACATCCAGGCCCAAATGTTGAAATACAAAATGGCCGTGTTATTGCATGTTATGATTCGATTAAG GGCCGATGTAATCGTGAAAAGCCACCAtgcaaatattttcatccacCTAAACACCTGAAAGaacaattaataattaatggaaaaaatcatttggcCTTAAAGAATGCCTTATTACATCAAGTGCCATTTCAAACCGTTCTTACTGGTCAATTACCTATG GTTGGTTCGGTTGCTCCTTCTAACTTGTTGAATGCATATCAAAGAACGAATcttttacatcatcatcatcaacaacaacaacagcaacaatattCACACCTtccaactacaacaacaattcctGCTtctaataatgttgttgttccatcatcattgatgatcaatggcTCTGCCACTAATTATCCAATGGCTGCTTTTACGAATGCAAATGCTTTGAATGGTTCATTGATTATACCTAATTGTCCTATATCAGCAAAG GCACCGAATCCTTACCTGACAAATTTGTCTGCCATAGCTGCCGCTTCATCTGCTTATGGAGCTGCTGCTTATACGACAACACCAGCGGctgcagctgctgctgctgccatGTTGATGGCACCCGATCAATTTGGATCGTTTGGATtaacaccaccaccgccatcaGCACCATCGGCACCAGTAGCCACACCACAATCGATACAAActtcagcaacaacaacaacatcggcTTCATCGACTAATAATCATTTGGCCACAATGAATAATGCGAATGCGAATAAAATTCGTGCAGCTGCAGcaattgctgctgctgctgcggCTTCTTCCGGTGTTAATGGTGTCGGTagtgttgttgattcatcaaaTGGTACAGCAACTAGTAATGCTGCTTCGCTCGAG CCACCGGCACATGTATTGACGGAAATTAATGCTTCACCAATCAacactgctgctgctgtagCTAATATTGCAGCTGTAGCTGTTGCGGCTACCAATGGACGCAAACGTACACgcgaatcaaatgatgaattattaatg CAAATTTCCGGTGCATATCCAATAACAAAACGTCCAGCGTTGGATAAGAATGGTACACCATTATTTCATAATGGTATTacaccatcgtcatcatcatcaataccaTCACCGGTATCTGTAGCACATCCAAATGCAGCAGCGGCCGCAGCAGCATATGCTGCTGctctacatcatcatcatcatcatcatccacaacaTCATCAGACATTTGCAATGCCACAACCATTGGTTCCATTGTCTT TCTATTTTCCTCTCATAAGTCAGACAAATCAGATTCCTCGATATTGA
- the LOC124492002 gene encoding uncharacterized protein LOC124492002 isoform X3: MNFFFNSRWLQLEVCREFQRNKCTRSDSECKFAHPGPNVEIQNGRVIACYDSIKGRCNREKPPCKYFHPPKHLKEQLIINGKNHLALKNALLHQVPFQTVLTGQLPMVGSVAPSNLLNAYQRTNLLHHHHQQQQQQQYSHLPTTTTIPASNNVVVPSSLMINGSATNYPMAAFTNANALNGSLIIPNCPISAKAPNPYLTNLSAIAAASSAYGAAAYTTTPAAAAAAAAMLMAPDQFGSFGLTPPPPSAPSAPVATPQSIQTSATTTTSASSTNNHLATMNNANANKIRAAAAIAAAAAASSGVNGVGSVVDSSNGTATSNAASLEPPAHVLTEINASPINTAAAVANIAAVAVAATNGRKRTRESNDELLMQISGAYPITKRPALDKNGTPLFHNGITPSSSSSIPSPVSVAHPNAAAAAAAYAAALHHHHHHHPQHHQTFAMPQPLVPLSFYFPLISQTNQIPRY; this comes from the exons ATTCTCGTTGGCTACAATTAGAAGTATGTCGTGAATTTCAACGTAATAAATGTACACGTTCCGATTCGGAATGTAAATTTGCACATCCAGGCCCAAATGTTGAAATACAAAATGGCCGTGTTATTGCATGTTATGATTCGATTAAG GGCCGATGTAATCGTGAAAAGCCACCAtgcaaatattttcatccacCTAAACACCTGAAAGaacaattaataattaatggaaaaaatcatttggcCTTAAAGAATGCCTTATTACATCAAGTGCCATTTCAAACCGTTCTTACTGGTCAATTACCTATG GTTGGTTCGGTTGCTCCTTCTAACTTGTTGAATGCATATCAAAGAACGAATcttttacatcatcatcatcaacaacaacaacagcaacaatattCACACCTtccaactacaacaacaattcctGCTtctaataatgttgttgttccatcatcattgatgatcaatggcTCTGCCACTAATTATCCAATGGCTGCTTTTACGAATGCAAATGCTTTGAATGGTTCATTGATTATACCTAATTGTCCTATATCAGCAAAG GCACCGAATCCTTACCTGACAAATTTGTCTGCCATAGCTGCCGCTTCATCTGCTTATGGAGCTGCTGCTTATACGACAACACCAGCGGctgcagctgctgctgctgccatGTTGATGGCACCCGATCAATTTGGATCGTTTGGATtaacaccaccaccgccatcaGCACCATCGGCACCAGTAGCCACACCACAATCGATACAAActtcagcaacaacaacaacatcggcTTCATCGACTAATAATCATTTGGCCACAATGAATAATGCGAATGCGAATAAAATTCGTGCAGCTGCAGcaattgctgctgctgctgcggCTTCTTCCGGTGTTAATGGTGTCGGTagtgttgttgattcatcaaaTGGTACAGCAACTAGTAATGCTGCTTCGCTCGAG CCACCGGCACATGTATTGACGGAAATTAATGCTTCACCAATCAacactgctgctgctgtagCTAATATTGCAGCTGTAGCTGTTGCGGCTACCAATGGACGCAAACGTACACgcgaatcaaatgatgaattattaatg CAAATTTCCGGTGCATATCCAATAACAAAACGTCCAGCGTTGGATAAGAATGGTACACCATTATTTCATAATGGTATTacaccatcgtcatcatcatcaataccaTCACCGGTATCTGTAGCACATCCAAATGCAGCAGCGGCCGCAGCAGCATATGCTGCTGctctacatcatcatcatcatcatcatccacaacaTCATCAGACATTTGCAATGCCACAACCATTGGTTCCATTGTCTT TCTATTTTCCTCTCATAAGTCAGACAAATCAGATTCCTCGATATTGA
- the LOC124492002 gene encoding uncharacterized protein LOC124492002 isoform X4, translated as MNKMKMKMKISNLHPKSVYSRWLQLEVCREFQRNKCTRSDSECKFAHPGPNVEIQNGRVIACYDSIKGRCNREKPPCKYFHPPKHLKEQLIINGKNHLALKNALLHQVPFQTVLTGQLPMVGSVAPSNLLNAYQRTNLLHHHHQQQQQQQYSHLPTTTTIPASNNVVVPSSLMINGSATNYPMAAFTNANALNGSLIIPNCPISAKAPNPYLTNLSAIAAASSAYGAAAYTTTPAAAAAAAAMLMAPDQFGSFGLTPPPPSAPSAPVATPQSIQTSATTTTSASSTNNHLATMNNANANKIRAAAAIAAAAAASSGVNGVGSVVDSSNGTATSNAASLEQISGAYPITKRPALDKNGTPLFHNGITPSSSSSIPSPVSVAHPNAAAAAAAYAAALHHHHHHHPQHHQTFAMPQPLVPLSFYFPLISQTNQIPRY; from the exons ATTCTCGTTGGCTACAATTAGAAGTATGTCGTGAATTTCAACGTAATAAATGTACACGTTCCGATTCGGAATGTAAATTTGCACATCCAGGCCCAAATGTTGAAATACAAAATGGCCGTGTTATTGCATGTTATGATTCGATTAAG GGCCGATGTAATCGTGAAAAGCCACCAtgcaaatattttcatccacCTAAACACCTGAAAGaacaattaataattaatggaaaaaatcatttggcCTTAAAGAATGCCTTATTACATCAAGTGCCATTTCAAACCGTTCTTACTGGTCAATTACCTATG GTTGGTTCGGTTGCTCCTTCTAACTTGTTGAATGCATATCAAAGAACGAATcttttacatcatcatcatcaacaacaacaacagcaacaatattCACACCTtccaactacaacaacaattcctGCTtctaataatgttgttgttccatcatcattgatgatcaatggcTCTGCCACTAATTATCCAATGGCTGCTTTTACGAATGCAAATGCTTTGAATGGTTCATTGATTATACCTAATTGTCCTATATCAGCAAAG GCACCGAATCCTTACCTGACAAATTTGTCTGCCATAGCTGCCGCTTCATCTGCTTATGGAGCTGCTGCTTATACGACAACACCAGCGGctgcagctgctgctgctgccatGTTGATGGCACCCGATCAATTTGGATCGTTTGGATtaacaccaccaccgccatcaGCACCATCGGCACCAGTAGCCACACCACAATCGATACAAActtcagcaacaacaacaacatcggcTTCATCGACTAATAATCATTTGGCCACAATGAATAATGCGAATGCGAATAAAATTCGTGCAGCTGCAGcaattgctgctgctgctgcggCTTCTTCCGGTGTTAATGGTGTCGGTagtgttgttgattcatcaaaTGGTACAGCAACTAGTAATGCTGCTTCGCTCGAG CAAATTTCCGGTGCATATCCAATAACAAAACGTCCAGCGTTGGATAAGAATGGTACACCATTATTTCATAATGGTATTacaccatcgtcatcatcatcaataccaTCACCGGTATCTGTAGCACATCCAAATGCAGCAGCGGCCGCAGCAGCATATGCTGCTGctctacatcatcatcatcatcatcatccacaacaTCATCAGACATTTGCAATGCCACAACCATTGGTTCCATTGTCTT TCTATTTTCCTCTCATAAGTCAGACAAATCAGATTCCTCGATATTGA
- the LOC124492002 gene encoding uncharacterized protein LOC124492002 isoform X6 produces the protein MNKMKMKMKISNLHPKSVYSRWLQLEVCREFQRNKCTRSDSECKFAHPGPNVEIQNGRVIACYDSIKGRCNREKPPCKYFHPPKHLKEQLIINGKNHLALKNALLHQVPFQTVLTGQLPMAPNPYLTNLSAIAAASSAYGAAAYTTTPAAAAAAAAMLMAPDQFGSFGLTPPPPSAPSAPVATPQSIQTSATTTTSASSTNNHLATMNNANANKIRAAAAIAAAAAASSGVNGVGSVVDSSNGTATSNAASLEPPAHVLTEINASPINTAAAVANIAAVAVAATNGRKRTRESNDELLMQISGAYPITKRPALDKNGTPLFHNGITPSSSSSIPSPVSVAHPNAAAAAAAYAAALHHHHHHHPQHHQTFAMPQPLVPLSFYFPLISQTNQIPRY, from the exons ATTCTCGTTGGCTACAATTAGAAGTATGTCGTGAATTTCAACGTAATAAATGTACACGTTCCGATTCGGAATGTAAATTTGCACATCCAGGCCCAAATGTTGAAATACAAAATGGCCGTGTTATTGCATGTTATGATTCGATTAAG GGCCGATGTAATCGTGAAAAGCCACCAtgcaaatattttcatccacCTAAACACCTGAAAGaacaattaataattaatggaaaaaatcatttggcCTTAAAGAATGCCTTATTACATCAAGTGCCATTTCAAACCGTTCTTACTGGTCAATTACCTATG GCACCGAATCCTTACCTGACAAATTTGTCTGCCATAGCTGCCGCTTCATCTGCTTATGGAGCTGCTGCTTATACGACAACACCAGCGGctgcagctgctgctgctgccatGTTGATGGCACCCGATCAATTTGGATCGTTTGGATtaacaccaccaccgccatcaGCACCATCGGCACCAGTAGCCACACCACAATCGATACAAActtcagcaacaacaacaacatcggcTTCATCGACTAATAATCATTTGGCCACAATGAATAATGCGAATGCGAATAAAATTCGTGCAGCTGCAGcaattgctgctgctgctgcggCTTCTTCCGGTGTTAATGGTGTCGGTagtgttgttgattcatcaaaTGGTACAGCAACTAGTAATGCTGCTTCGCTCGAG CCACCGGCACATGTATTGACGGAAATTAATGCTTCACCAATCAacactgctgctgctgtagCTAATATTGCAGCTGTAGCTGTTGCGGCTACCAATGGACGCAAACGTACACgcgaatcaaatgatgaattattaatg CAAATTTCCGGTGCATATCCAATAACAAAACGTCCAGCGTTGGATAAGAATGGTACACCATTATTTCATAATGGTATTacaccatcgtcatcatcatcaataccaTCACCGGTATCTGTAGCACATCCAAATGCAGCAGCGGCCGCAGCAGCATATGCTGCTGctctacatcatcatcatcatcatcatccacaacaTCATCAGACATTTGCAATGCCACAACCATTGGTTCCATTGTCTT TCTATTTTCCTCTCATAAGTCAGACAAATCAGATTCCTCGATATTGA
- the LOC124492916 gene encoding sodium/potassium-transporting ATPase subunit beta, with protein sequence MANKEEKYCDKQSGWQKFCKFLWNSETGQFLGRTGGSWFKITVFYIIFYLCLAAFWALMLLIFYQTIDYRSPKYQLAESRIGANPGLGFRPRPKDENIDSTLIWFKNGNNEENWKYWSESLQEFLEPYKKSTIDAGAHVENCGDNQMASEGKFCHFDVNAIPSQCSVENHFGYQRGDPCVLIKLNKIFSWKPEGFTDEELRDTHIPDVVRKSYPTRLNNASQLIYITCEGENAADKENVGEIEYYPQQGIEFKYYPFTNQPGYLSPFVFVHFKKPQPGVLINIECKAWARNIKHNRMDREGSVHFELLVDGF encoded by the exons atggcaaacaaagaagaaaaatattgtgACAAACAATCCGGATGGCAAAAATTCTGTAAATTTCTATGGAATTCAGAAACTGGTCAATTTTTGGGCCGTACTGGTGGTAGTTGGT tCAAAATCACCGTTTTCTACATCATTTTCTACTTATGTTTGGCTGCTTTCTGGGcattaatgttgttgatattttacCAAACTATCGATTATCGATCACCAAAATATCAATTAGCAGAGAGTAGAATCGGAGCCAATCCAG GACTCGGTTTTCGACCAAGGCCAAAAGATGAGAACATTGACAGTACATTGATTTGGTTTAAAAATGGCAACAACGAAGAAAACTGGAAATATTGGTCAGAGAGTCTACAAGAATTCTTAGAAC catacaaaaaatcaactaTCGATGCTGGTGCTCATGTTGAAAATTGTGGCGATAACCAAATGGCTAGTGAAGGCAAATTCTGCCATTTTGATGTCAATGCTATTCCAAGTCAATGCTCGGTAgaaaatcattttggttATCAACGAGGAGATCCTTGtgttttgatcaaattgaacaag attttCAGCTGGAAACCCGAAGGATTTACGGATGAAGAATTGAGAGATACACACATTCCTGATGTCGTACGAAAAAGCTATCCAACTCGTCTCAATAACGCCAGTCAATTGATCTATATCACTTGTGAAGGCGAA AATGCTGCCGATAAAGAAAATGTTggtgaaattgaatattatcCACAACAgggaattgaattcaaatattaTCCATTCACTAATCAACCTGGTTATCTATcaccatttgtttttgttcatttcaaaaaaccACAACCCGGtgtattgatcaatattgaatGTAAAGCATGGGCACGTAATATTAAACATAATCGTATGGATCGTGAAGGAAGTGTTCACTTTGAATTATTAGTCGATGGATtctaa